GTCGATGGAAACAATTTGAAATCCGTAAagacaaataatatattatctaaAGACACCATTAAATCATCAGATGGGCCTATTTTGAAAGATACTAACTCTATTCCGTTATCAACTGACAATAAAACTTTACTGAAAAACGGTATTCCACTTATCAAATCATCAACTCCAACAACTACGACAACACCCGTATCATCAACTTCAAATGAGGTGCCTCAAGAAAAATCCTCCTTATTTAGTATTAATAGTGCTTCAAAATTGAAGACTGATACTCAACTAAAAGTTAATATTCAACCTACAATTGGATTTGATTTccttaaaaataatgacaCTCCATCTAAAAATGCCAGTTCTCCATTACAAAAGACCACTTTAACGAACAGTTTTAGTactaataagaaaaatttaccaTCTTCTAATCTACAAGAGCAAACTAAACAAAAAGTTTTGCGTGAAGATTTGgagaaagaagaagaagaagatacTGGGAGGAAAAGGAAACGCTTATTTTCCAGCGCCCCTTCTGATTCATCTTCAGTAACATCTTCATTAACTTCATCAATgacaaataaattagaaagtAAAACCCCAATGTTCAAATTAACAACATCCACTtctaaagataataatacatcAAGTGATATCACCAataaattaccaaaagAATCAAAGCCTTCTTTCAGTTTTGGTTTAACGAAGAATGCTACTCCATCGAATGATGATTCCGTTCAGACACCTCAGAAAACTTCTTTTACCTTTGATACGAAAACTAATAAAGAATCTACTTCTATTGCGACTCCAAAactatcatttaatttcgGTTCTTCTCacaacaaagaaaaagatgatAAAAGCACAACTAACAAAAAACAATCATTCTCCTTCGATATTAGCAATAAAAGTGATAATACTTCCACCAAAccatcattttcatttgataCTACCGCAGAAAAAAAGGAAGATACTACACAAGAAACAACATCTTTGCCATTTGgattaaattcttcaaaatccGAAGATACCAAAAGCTCTAAaccattattttcttttggtggatctaaagctaaaacAACAGACGAAAAATCTACAACATCTAAACCTAGTTTTTCATTTGGCGCTACAAAATCTACAGATGAGAAAGGAAGCTCCAGTAGAGTTGAACCAACCCCAGCTTTTTCATTTGGTACTAAAAAAGATAGTGCACCACAGATGCCAGCTTTCGATTtcagtaaaaaaaataatactgaAAATTCTGCTGCGGAACTGGGCGTCTCTTTAGGACCCtcaaatgatattaatagtgataaaaaatctaaCACTAACACCTtaccattttcatttagTTCTAATCAAAATAAGACTAACACATTCTCTACCAATTTAACGAATTCAACTAATGTTTCTTCTACTAATTCGCTTCAGAATTTAGCAAATTCTAATGTATCTTTagaatcaaatataaataaaaataaggaGAAGAAATCAGTCCCAAGCttcaatttaaatataactGGAACAAAGCCAAATGATAGCACATCAGAATCATTAAAACAAAAGCCTTCATTCAGTTTCTTGAAGCCTGATACAAATACTACGAGTACTAATACAGAAggctttaaattttcattaggaACAGGATCATCGAATACTGAgccaaataaaattaattcttcgAGCTCAACTTCCTTATTTGGTGCTGGATCTAATACTGCACCACCAAATAACCcgttattaaataataacgcTACGTCCACTAAACCTGCTTTTAATTTTGCTGCACCTGCAACTTCCATCCCATTAGCTGCCACTAATTCGACATCCACAATCAGCAGTACCAATGCATCAACCTCTGCATTTTCCAATACCAAttcaaacaataataaggtaggattttcttttattagaaaGCCAGAATCTACTAACCTACAACCTATCAATAACAttctaaataattctaGTACGAGTTTAAATACTACTACTGGCCAGCAACcaaacaataacaattcaGTATTTGGATCAACCTTCACTGGAGGCACTAACAGTAACTTTAACTTTAATAAGAACAGTGTTCCTCCAAgtacttttaattttggcggtaataataataccaatcAGCCTGCAACTAATCCCGCCAATATATTTGGgaataataacaacaacaacaataataataacaatacttCATTGATGAACAATTCTCAGCCAGTAACTTCTTTCCAACCATCAACATCGATGAACCTCAATTTTGCTGGTAACTCAAGTGCTAATAACCCATCTGCTATATTTGGAGGGGGTAATAGTAACAACTCGCAAACCAACCCAGCCAATGTATTTGGATCTACTGCAAATTCATTACCATCTCCTGCCAATGTGTTTGgcaataacaataatacttTGAATATGAATGGTATGGGTGGCATGGGCAGCATGAATAATGGTATTAACAATATGAATGGAATGAACAATGGGATGAATAACATGAATGGAGTGaacaataatatgaatGGTATGATGAATAATATGGGTAGCATGAATAATGGTAATCCAAACATGGCTCAACTAGCGGTTGCTACTCATCAAGGTAGACAATTAGCAAGAATGAGACAAAGACGTGTTTAATCTATACACTTGTGAACTACGGCCTAATATAATACTATATGGTTACGatttaactttaatttatcatcaagttattttttttatatcaaGAGTATGTAATATTCACTTGTATATTTATGAGCAATTTATATGATATTTATCAACGCATAAAATTTCTATTGGGAGATGCCTTAACCTTGACCCACAAATCCATGCAAATATGCTAGTTTTCTAAATTAGTTTCAGTAATTTAGTATAgttcaatatttatataaactTTAGACATTAATGAACCCtagtattttttcatctaaaattttcccaaagttttttcaaatgcGGTAACCCATATTTATATCCAACGGTTGTTATTATATCCGACGGCTATGATtaaattcaagaatttgagattatttttcattttctaaatccCAATTAGTAGTTCCGAAAATAAATGTTCTCAAAGAAAGTTCCGCACACAATGtttcaatatataaaataaaaaatattcatccTTCctagttttaaaaatatatacttGAATAGAACAGGCAAAGAAAGGTTCGTAGAATCATTACTTTATTGCTCCAGAGCTTCTCTCTCTCTATCTCTCGAGCTTTTTGCCATTTAGAAACGCAAAATGCATTGAAGAGTAAGATATTAGACAAAACCTGAGACACTGAAGTACTCTCCAGACATAATTGTGTACGAAGCTTAATTCAGAGAAAACTTGTGAAATTGGTAGCCCCAAGTTTATTCAATTAGATCTTCTCCACTATTACTTCTTTAGTAAAACTAAACTGTATATTATGCTCTGTGagtaaaaaattctttcaGCTAATGAATTTTGACCTACTCCGAAATGTTCAGCTCATCACaggaaaatttttttttattgcgATGAGCCTAAACTCCTTAacatattaaagaaaaaaaaaggatatAAAGAGAATGAAAATCTTGTTTTATCTTATTGATTTCATCAGAGTGTATTTAATTATAGTAGTTACAGCCACgcttctaatattttatggAATAGGTTCCTTTTTATTTGTGAACTTTGGAAAATACAAGAGATGaagttttatatattaactTCTAAAGTGgatcttttatttcatGATATTCTtgcttattatttatttctaaatagGATGACCAACAATATCTCATATTGTTAACTAGTCCCTTCTTCAGCTGTTCATTGATTCCCATCAAATCAAGCAAATAATATCGAATATTTAGTAATATAACGATGTCACCAATTCAATTACCACCATTAAAGATTGATGCTTTACCAACATTACCAAACCCATTAGAAGAAGCTAAGAGATCAGCTGCTTATAGAGCTGTTGATGAAAatcttgatttttttaatcacAAAGTAATTGGTATTGGTAGTGGTAGCACAGTTGTTTATGTTGCTGAAAGAATTGGTCAATActtaaaagatgaaaattattctaAATATGTTTCCAAGTTCATTTGTATTTCTACTGGGTTTCAATCTAAACGATTAATTTTAGATAATGGATTAAATTTTGGTGTTGTGGAACAATATCcagatattgatattgCTTTTGATGGAGCAGATGAAgttgatgaaaatttacaattaattaaaggTGGTGGTGCATGCCTtttccaagaaaaattgattagCACTAGTGCCAAGAAATTTATAGTTGTTGCTGACCATAGAA
The window above is part of the Henningerozyma blattae CBS 6284 chromosome 2, complete genome genome. Proteins encoded here:
- the NUP1 gene encoding FG-nucleoporin NUP1 (similar to Saccharomyces cerevisiae NUP1 (YOR098C); ancestral locus Anc_2.186), with amino-acid sequence MVNNNRRPSNKRSFSSTLADFFKIPKSKNILDKDQTFNKRSINDDQTNPVISNQDDSLNYPNDNNDRRNKRIKLSNNLNNNDPIILYKATSNNSSLNKINNITKENLKLNPNRPPLLPILPVQRLKLLRVKQMLRSMENQQILNNLTSIDPTDTKNIVEAQNFLNREKKISLISLQQPNGLNGQDKKKTDNTKLISNKQKSIRWSGDFQYNISELEEQSKSEISNPPASIKFVDGNNLKSVKTNNILSKDTIKSSDGPILKDTNSIPLSTDNKTLLKNGIPLIKSSTPTTTTTPVSSTSNEVPQEKSSLFSINSASKLKTDTQLKVNIQPTIGFDFLKNNDTPSKNASSPLQKTTLTNSFSTNKKNLPSSNLQEQTKQKVLREDLEKEEEEDTGRKRKRLFSSAPSDSSSVTSSLTSSMTNKLESKTPMFKLTTSTSKDNNTSSDITNKLPKESKPSFSFGLTKNATPSNDDSVQTPQKTSFTFDTKTNKESTSIATPKLSFNFGSSHNKEKDDKSTTNKKQSFSFDISNKSDNTSTKPSFSFDTTAEKKEDTTQETTSLPFGLNSSKSEDTKSSKPLFSFGGSKAKTTDEKSTTSKPSFSFGATKSTDEKGSSSRVEPTPAFSFGTKKDSAPQMPAFDFSKKNNTENSAAELGVSLGPSNDINSDKKSNTNTLPFSFSSNQNKTNTFSTNLTNSTNVSSTNSLQNLANSNVSLESNINKNKEKKSVPSFNLNITGTKPNDSTSESLKQKPSFSFLKPDTNTTSTNTEGFKFSLGTGSSNTEPNKINSSSSTSLFGAGSNTAPPNNPLLNNNATSTKPAFNFAAPATSIPLAATNSTSTISSTNASTSAFSNTNSNNNKVGFSFIRKPESTNLQPINNILNNSSTSLNTTTGQQPNNNNSVFGSTFTGGTNSNFNFNKNSVPPSTFNFGGNNNTNQPATNPANIFGNNNNNNNNNNNTSLMNNSQPVTSFQPSTSMNLNFAGNSSANNPSAIFGGGNSNNSQTNPANVFGSTANSLPSPANVFGNNNNTLNMNGMGGMGSMNNGINNMNGMNNGMNNMNGVNNNMNGMMNNMGSMNNGNPNMAQLAVATHQGRQLARMRQRRV
- the TBLA0B01785 gene encoding ribose-5-phosphate isomerase A (similar to Saccharomyces cerevisiae RKI1 (YOR095C); ancestral locus Anc_2.189), whose translation is MSPIQLPPLKIDALPTLPNPLEEAKRSAAYRAVDENLDFFNHKVIGIGSGSTVVYVAERIGQYLKDENYSKYVSKFICISTGFQSKRLILDNGLNFGVVEQYPDIDIAFDGADEVDENLQLIKGGGACLFQEKLISTSAKKFIVVADHRKKSPKNLCTNWTNGIPIEVVPSAYVRVKNDLLNKLNAKNVNIRQGGSFKAGPIVTDNNNFIIDVNFNGIINNPKQLHSEIKSLIGVVETGLFIDNAMKAYFGNSDGTVELQEKMIPVMA